tgacagctgcctgcgaagtggtcacagatttgcatgaagcatctgcagtgatcacataccagcttcacctaaattgagaAGATTCCTTtaatgacgtctgcaggtggtagcctggcgggaggcctgatggccatgagtgcagtctatgaacattacaacctatggttctctggcaatggtgctggaaccgatggccctctgggtctggctgactgagtccatcctgaagcggacatactaattggccctctggtgcagggcatcagtgacctccctgacgcAGCGGTGCATTtctgactgtgtgacccccacaaaggtctctggtggcccccctgaaaagctgcataggcgtcaagcttgacaaccactgccactatgaggaccaaaggcataggatgtccaccgaagcccatgggctgcaggtcatctttgagcagggcacagagacgtgtcaccaccctctctacatgtgcaatcgccgctgccactggtgctctgacatccgatagcatgtcatgtggggcctgtagatgcacagcaatcgtaatggcaagctccccttgggggtGGGGGCGTTGCTGCTGACGACTGGGGGGGCCTCTAGGTAAATCAcatctgcctgttgattttgcttctggtgcatatggatcctcaggaacaAAGGATCAGGTAATGTAGGATGAGAcacacctatttccatgtgataaatgaagTTGAACCCCTAAtgcattcgaaggttcctaacagggcagtgattggtgttgacgggtacatcagctgctttcatgaatCAACTACATggggtgccatggcattgcccatcttggccaacactggcATAGCATGCCCACATCAAGAttgtaccagctgaatcgattgccccccaccatccatataaccttaatgctcctaccctttctggcaccctccacacgcagggtgactagagtgccattgctccttcacaaacatgaataaacgcagagcatacactgtttacggagagaAGGTAcaaagtacctcccttcatgccggcAGAGTTTTCCCTCCaataatcccagaccccttccctttaagactgcagagtgagaccccctgaatatccccccctccctcccagtttgcagagtgagacccctgaatatcccacctccctcccgtaatgcagagtgagaccttctGAATAACCAAACTTATCTTCGCTGGTGACAGCTTCTGCCTCTGAGGATCCGCCGGCGTTTCCAATGGTGAACGGGACGGTATGTGACTGCCAcccattcaacgaaaaatccggaGATGTCgatggagaggcagcgggctgcatctTCGCAGAGGTGAGTACTGTTTAACATTTtctaattgtggtgccaccgccatgcggccggggtggtggggggggcctgCTTGACATTGCGGGCCTCCAcgatgtcaaggggctggtaaaatttagcccatagTGTGGTGTAGTTCTAGAGCTTGACCAAGTGTCTAGTCAGATGTGAACCTCAGCAGTGAGCATGAAagcattgcatttatatagcgccttatcTCTTCTCTCCTAAAATGCCATGGAGAGCATCACTGTcgagcctgatcctgtcctcgcCTACATACTTTCCTGTAGGTGATACAAGACTGCAAGCAGGTGCAGGAACGCTACTCGATTTTTCTGCTTCACTCAGGCTGATTGCAGTATTGCCAATGGTGCTCTAGCTGAtagcagctaactcagcacagaccaggaattgaactggAGACTGTCTGGTCTGTGTGACTTGTGCTTCCTTTACCAACTAAGCCATTGGGGAATCTATAAACAACAAATTATTTATTTagcgcttttaatgtaataaaacatcccaaggcactttacaggagcattatgtgaacaaaatatgacaccaagcgatTAAGGCGATATTGGGatcgatgaccaaaagcttggtcagaggtggattttaaggaacatcttgaaggaggaaaacatggtagagaggcagaggtgcagggagggaatttcagaagaaagctttgtgtttatatagcaccataTTAGTCTCCCTCAAAatgcttcacagacaatgaagtactttttgaagtacaaTCCCTTATTATGTAGGCAAATGCGGcagccattttgcgcacagcaGTGTCCTATCAACAGCAAAAGTGATCAAACATCAGTTAATCTatgtagtgttggttgagggaattGTATTCGTCAAGACATCAGGACAATTCCCTAAAATACTTTTCTCCTTCAGTAGGGTCATTATTAATATCTCCTTAACCTAACAGAATAGGTCTCTATATAACATCTCATCCATCTCTGATAATGCAACATTCCTTGCCTCtagtaaagtttcaggtctgtgatctttcatcaaaatgttaactctgtttctctctccacagatgctgccagacctgctgagtatctctggcactttctgttcatcACTATCATAaagggtcagcctagattattgCGCTCAAATCCTGGACAGGggtatgaacccacaaccttcaaacttagaggtgagagtgctaccaactgagccaaactgactCGTAAACAGACACATGGGATAAGTTGTGTATTTAATGTCTTTTTTCTTAAATATAATTTTTCCTCATTCTTCTCTCTGTTTCCACCCACTcaagtccttacctcctgtaccaaAATGACAAAATATGAGCTGCAGCCTATTGCTATTCTGTAACTAGTCAGGAAAATGTACACAGTTGGGTTTTCCCTCCGATATCCCCTTCCTCTCTGGGCAAGTGGCCTGGAACCCCCCCTCGGATCACTGGGAATgcacaatgtgggaaattgtggtCAAGGACCTGAATCCTTCCACAAAGTGGCTCAGTGCATTAGTGCAGGGATTTCCAAGCTATGGCCACTTTCAGCCCATGAACCATGACAATCCAACCCACAAAGCCCACACAACTCTATTCTATTTACGCTTGTATTTCTAACTCACTGATTTGTGCTATGTGACTTTGGCACTCTGAAGGTTTGGGAAGGAAGTGCTCTTGGTGCTTGTGGATGAGTAAATCCAAAGTCAGATCCCCAAGAGCTTTATTTGAGGCCTATGCAAGCCATAATCAGATAAAAACTTGGACGTTCCTGTATTAGTGAACCAACACCCTATGCCATTGAGCCACCACCTCCTCTTCATTTTGCATCCCACTTCTAACAAAATATTTTTAATAGAAATATTTACTTTACAGCTGTAAGATGTCCATATGATTCTCAATTAACACTGAAATAAGAACTAAGAAGAAAATGTTGAAAGACCATTTTGACTAAATCACTAACACCCTCAGTATCTCCTCCCCTTCAAAGGATTAAATCATGTAATGACCACAATATGTCTGGTGTCTGAAGAAATGGAAACATCGTCGTCCTCCTTGACATATTGTTTGGGCATGTACTTCACAACATTGGCTGCTAAATGATACCTGAAATCTTTGTGTATAAAATTGTAGAGAATGGGATTTATGATACAGTGGGAAAAGGTGAGGCACTCCATAAGGTCATAAAGGAAATACACTAATTGGATCATAATGCAGCTTAAAAACATATCTATCAGGGAAAGGAATAGGAATATGTAATAAGGTGCCCAGCATAGCAAAAATACTATGATATAAACATATATTATTTTACGAGTCCTTATGCTTTCTACGTTACTGGAGTCTTTCACAGCTCTTGCAGTGAAAACATTACTCACTATAATTATAGGCAAAGGAATAATGAACCCAAAAAGTAAGGTAAGAGAGTTTGTAACATTCAAAGATAGCATACTATCAGCAAAGCAGTAAATATACACTGTTCCAAAAATTTCACTGTATACAAATTGTGGTATGGATATTAGTATGGccacagtccacacacacacacacaccatcctgcGGATTCGTCGCTCCCTTGATCCCTGGGCTTGGAATGGGTATCGCAGTGTGACATATCCGTCGACACTAAAACAGGCCAGGAAGAAGATGCTACTGTACAGATTAACAGCATAAAAGAAAGAATCAAGTTTACACAGAAAGCTGCCCCACATCCAGTGGTAATTGTATATAGTCTCTGTCATCCTGAATGGGATGAATAAAACGGCACACATGTCAGCGACAGCCATGTTAAAAATGTAAAGGTTGCTTTCTTTCCTGGACTTTTTCATCTGCCAGTTTATCCAAATGACAATGATATTCTCTATCAAACCTACTAGAAGAAAGAATAAGTAGAAAAAAAATGTTGACATGTCCAGTGCTTTGAAGTTCAAACTCAGCCAACAGTAGCAGAAATCGCCAAAGCACTCATCACTGTCGTTGGCATGCAAGCTGCTGTTAAGGGTGGCCATGGCTGAGTCCTCCTTGTAGAATCTGCAGAAATGAGAACCATTTGTAATACTGAATCAAAAAAGTATTTAGATTAAATACAGTATCCATGAGCTGCCTTAGTGGCATAACTGCATTGCCTGGTTTGGTGCTCTGTTCAATAAACCAGGAAATTCCCAGATTCAAAGCTTGGTCTGTGCTGACTTCAGCAACAGGAATGTTACAAATAGCCTCAGAGTCCCCGGGCCATAATCAACCAGCAAGCTGCCTGGTGAAGGTGAATAACAGGATCAAGGTCAGTCATCATGCCCCCTCAGTCAATTAGCCTGCCCATACTCACCGTTTTACCTTGCACAAGAAGAATGCTCACCTGGGCGAGAGACTAGAAGGTTACATGAATCAATGGAAATACATGCCTGCCTGAGTGACTGCTTTCAGATATGGAGAAAATAAGGTAATCCCCTGTCCCTGCTGTTCTGTACTGTGTAATATTATTTACGCGTTTATCTAATTCAATGTCTGATGTCTGGTTGACTTCAGTAGCCATTTGTCTTTTCTAAAGAGGTACTGGTtgcggcccccccccaccccctgctttccCCACCCTTACAGACTCGACAAATATCTTGATTGTATGGGGTGGTAGTAAAACATACAGACTCAAAGGTTTAGTCTTCACGTTGTGCTATGAGCTGAGATGTCTGTAAAGGGAGCTACAAAATAGCTTTAGCACTCCTTCACACAcacagtagtggaaatctggaacactcccaAAACGTCGTTCAGGCTGGGGTTCAATTGGAAATTTCACAACTGAGATTACAGATTTTGTTCGGTAAATGTATTGGGAACCAAAGAAAAGAATTGCATTGAAGCACCTTGCATGACCTTTacagtacttctgaagtgcagtcactcttgtaggaaacagggcagccaattaatCATAGACGatctacagcacaggaggccatttggcccgtcgtgcctttgcttgctctctgcaagagcaatttcaccaagtcccactcccctgccttttccccgtagccctgcaaaatattttctcttcaaataattgtccaattctcttttgaaggtcgcTATTGAATCTGCCTTGACCatactttcaggcagagcattccagatcctaaacactcgctgcataaaaaagtttttcctgctatcacctctggttcttttgccaattaccttaaatcgttgcagtctggttctggatccttcggccaaagggaacagtttctctctctctactctgtccagacccctcataattttgaacacttctatcaaatctcataATGTAATCTTATACAAGGAGAAGTGACCCAGCTTCTCcaccctatccacataactgacatccctcatccctgaaaccattctcgtgaatcttttctgtatcctctctaatgccttaacagccTTCCTTAAAGCATGGTGCCCAgacctggacacagtactccagttgaggctgaaccagtgttttatacaggtttatcaaacTTCCTGTTCTTATACTTTATGCCCatgtataaatcccaggatcctgtatgctttattaaccgcattctcaacctgacctgcaaccttcaatgatttgtgcacatatacccccaggtccctctgctcctgcaccccctttagaactataccctttaatttatattgcctctcctcgttcttcataccaaaatgaattcacaattttctgcattaaacttcatcagccacttgtccacccatttcaccagcctgtctatgtccacttgaagtttattgctatcctcacagttcacagtatttccatccacaaattttgaaattgttccctgtatgcccaagtctaggtaattaatatatatcaatattagcactgatccctggggaaccccattatatacaaTCCTTCAGTCtgtaaaacagccattcaccactactctgtttcctgtcactcagccaattttgtatccatgctgctactgtccctgttattccatgggctctaactttgctcacaagtctgttacgtggcattttatcaaatgccttttggaaatcactgtacaccacatcaactgcattactctcatcaaccctctctgttacctcatcaaaaaactcaagcaagttagttaaacactatttttcccttaacaaatctgtgctggctttctttaatccacatttgtccaaatgactgttaattttgtcccgaattattgtttctaaaaacttttccaccaccaaggttaaactgactggcctgtagttgctgggcttgccttgcaccctcttttgaacaagggtgcaacaattGCAGTTCTCCCACACTGGTTAAACAAGGAGATGTAGCATGAATCtttatgtataaacagtagtacctgtaacacaaacttcacttactcgggggggacccgacagactctggtggagtcagtgccgctgttctgagtaagtccgctggcgactgcgcaaataaagtaattgattttacctacacatccgactcggtatatttactgaaccagactgaaggcaaaaagaactcagatttacaacaccacccctgtatctaaggagcacTGGAAGATTTCCACCCTTCTcatagtatccttggatgcatctcattcggtcctggtgatttatcagcttTAAGTAAAGCCAGCCAATCTagtgcctcctctttatcaatttttagctcatccagtgtctcaactaactcctctttcactatgaccagTGCAGCAACTTCTTCTTTAGTAAAGACAGGTgaaagtactcacttagtacctcagccatgtcccgactccatgcataaatccccttttaggtcaataatcagccccactcctccttttaccacctttttgctatttatatgcctatagaagacttttaggttcccttttatgttagctgccagtcttgtctcatactgtctctttgcttctcttatttgctttttcacttcccctctgaactttctatactcAACCTGGTTCTCAGATGTCAGGTGGACAATACAGTTGTCATTTGCACCCTTTTCCCgctttatcttactctctatctctttagtcatccagggagctctggatctttaGCTGTACCTTTccctcttgtgggaatgtaccttgactgtatccaaactatctcctctttaaaggcagcccattgttctgttacagttttgctgtcgatctttgattccaatttatttgggctAGATCTGTTTTCACCccgttgaagttggccctcccccaataaattatttttactctggattgccccTTGTCctcttccatagccaacctaaatcttatgatgcgCTGGTCACTCCCCTAAATGCGTCCCTACTGCCActcgattcacttgacccacctcattccccagaaacaAATCCAGCAATGCCATCTTACTCGTTGGATTGGAAACAAaccgatgtagaaaattctcctgaacacacactagaaactcttgtccctctctgccctttacactattactattccagtctatattggGATAGTTAAAGTCTCTGATTATAACTACGCTATAatccttgcacctctctgtaatttccttgcaaatttgttcctctgtatctttcccactagttggtggcctatagaatacaccctgcAATGTATTAGTACCCCATTTGTTTCTTAGctgtaaccaaatggattctgtccttgatctctccaggacatcctctctctccagcacagtattgttctccttaatcaatactgctacccctcctcctgtcttcccttctctatctttcctgaacaccttgtacctgcgaatatttagtatccagtcctgcctcttttttgagccaggtctccataatcaccatgacatcatatttccacgtggctatccacacctgcagctcaccaaccttatttaccacactccatgcattcatatacatgcacattaaaCCTAATTGAGACCATATTACAttacctcttactctgaccccacggaATACCTTACTCTTTTCTATTCCAGTGCTATCTgtatctcccaattctctgtgcatctgTGTTTTACTCTCTAATATTGCCTTctgattcccacacccctgccaagttagtttaaaccttccccaattgcactagcaaatcaccctgcaaggacattggtcccagctctattgagctgcaacctgtccagcctgtacaggtcccatctacccAGAacgggtcccaatgtcccaggaatctaaagccctcccccgCACCATCTCTTCAGTATtacattcatttgctctatcctcctatttctatactcgctgacgcgttgtactgggagtaatctggagattactacctttgaggtcctgcttgttagtttctttcctagctccctaaactctgctggcAGGACCTCAtgcttctttctacctatgtcgttggtaccagcaTGGACCACactgttggctgttcaccctccccccccccccccccccctcagaatgctctgcagctgctcagtgacatccttgaccctggcaccatacCATCCTGAATTCACATTTGtgactgcagaaatgcctgtctgtacccctaactatcgaatcccctatcattattgccTGTTTAATCTTCCTCCtgcctccctgtacagctgaggCCAGCAATGGTGCTGTGGACtagtctctggctgcacaccccagagcAGCCACCACTCTCACCAGTACTCAGAATGGAATACTGGTTGGTGAGTAAGATGTTCTCTGGACTCctgcactaaaggcctgctacctgacccaatcCCGATGACGTgtagggttcgggtcaggtcgctcttctgggtccggctttcgggcttgggtcgggtcaggccaggtccgggtcggacacgcgcagtactaccttttgctctgctgggaggaaaaggaagTTGAGTAAGTtagcgtcaaaatttgaaaagcctgcctgagctgggagtccgggacgtcaaggagggaaatgtgcatctggactccacagactctgagtctgcgcagtgagcgtctccatGACATCAttgcactcatgctgcagcttccttccattc
The sequence above is drawn from the Heterodontus francisci isolate sHetFra1 chromosome X, sHetFra1.hap1, whole genome shotgun sequence genome and encodes:
- the LOC137358578 gene encoding G-protein coupled receptor 182-like — encoded protein: MATLNSSLHANDSDECFGDFCYCWLSLNFKALDMSTFFFYLFFLLVGLIENIIVIWINWQMKKSRKESNLYIFNMAVADMCAVLFIPFRMTETIYNYHWMWGSFLCKLDSFFYAVNLYSSIFFLACFSVDGYVTLRYPFQAQGSRERRIRRMVCVCVWTVAILISIPQFVYSEIFGTVYIYCFADSMLSLNVTNSLTLLFGFIIPLPIIIVSNVFTARAVKDSSNVESIRTRKIIYVYIIVFLLCWAPYYIFLFLSLIDMFLSCIMIQLVYFLYDLMECLTFSHCIINPILYNFIHKDFRYHLAANVVKYMPKQYVKEDDDVSISSDTRHIVVIT